A genomic region of Magnolia sinica isolate HGM2019 chromosome 6, MsV1, whole genome shotgun sequence contains the following coding sequences:
- the LOC131250017 gene encoding calvin cycle protein CP12-3, chloroplastic-like — MVSLHLSPLKLLPTSFHPLTTPPITIPSLRKTPKTYLLHVFATAPQPAGDQRKEEKLSIMIEEKVTEAHKICEENSLSEECVVAWDEVEEVSQAKAHLRQRSAIDPLEAYCRDHPKAPECRIYED; from the coding sequence ATGGTTTCCCTTCATCTTTCACCACTGAAGCTTCTTCCAACCTCTTTCCATCCTCTTACAACTCCTCCCATCACAATACCTTCTCTTCGTAAAACCCCAAAGACCTATCTCCTCCATGTGTTTGCAACGGCACCACAGCCCGCTGGCGATCAGCGCAAGGAAGAGAAGCTCTCGATCATGATCGAAGAGAAGGTGACTGAAGCCCACAAGATTTGTGAAGAGAATTCACTTTCAGAGGAATGCGTTGTGGCGTGGGATGAGGTGGAAGAGGTTAGCCAAGCAAAAGCTCACCTTAGGCAAAGATCTGCCATCGATCCTCTCGAGGCTTATTGTAGGGACCACCCGAAAGCGCCTGAGTGTAGAATATATGAAGATTAA